Part of the Nitrospirota bacterium genome is shown below.
ATGGTATCCCTTACAGGGACACCGAGTACAACGCCCTCCTCCCTATCTGCATATTTTAAACATTCAATTATAAGTTCAGGTGTAATAAATGGTCTGACGCCATCATGTATAAGGACGAATTCGCAATGGGATTCGAGCAGTTTCAGTCCATTATAAACTGAATCTTGCCTTTCTTTTCCCCCAGGTGCGATCCGTTTTATCTTTGTGAAACCATATTTTTCTACTATCTCCTTCAGGCAATACTCCATCTCTGTCTCCTGGAGAATAGGAATGATTTCTTCTATCTCTTTAACAGCATGGAGTCTTTCTATCGTGTGGGCAAGTATTGGTCTTCCATCAAGCTTTATGAATGGTTTTTTAGTCTTATATCCAATCCTTCTTCCCAATCCAGCTGAAGGTATAAGGGCTATAACTTTCTGTAAATCACTTTTGTGTTCTTTTTTGCCCACACAAACCTTTCCCCTCATCTTTCTCCTCTCCCCTGTGGGGAGAGTGATTGGGCAAGTGGCAGGAACATAGTTGTTATCACCTCATACTGGCGACCGAATATTCTTCTCTCTCTGCTTCTTCCTTAAGTTTTGTGAAGATCATTCTTCCCGCAGTTGTCTGAAGAACGCTGGTAACAATAACATCTACCGTCTTACCAATAAGCTTCCTCGCATTCTCTACTACTACCATGGTTCCATCGTCAAGGTATGCCACACCCTGATTTATTTCCTTACCCTCTTTTAAGATAAAAACCTTCATCCCCTCGCCCGGAAGAACAACAGGTTTTACTGCATTAGTCAATTCGTTTATGTTAAGTACTGTAACACCCTGAAGCTCAGCAACCTTATTAAGGTTAAAATCATTTGTAATAATCTTGGCATTTAACCTCTTTGCTAATGCCACTAACTTCGAATCTACATCTCTGAGTTTTGGAAAATCCTCTTCGATAATCTTGACATCAACTCCAGCCATCTTCTGAATCTTATGGAGTATATCAAGCCCTCTCCTTCCCCTTGCCCTCTTTAATGGATCAGAGGAGTCAGCGATATGCTGAAGCTCCCTGAGGATAAATTGGGGTATTATAAACATCCCTTCAAGAAAACCTGTCTCGCATATATCGGCAATCCTTCCGTCTATAATTACAGAGGTATCCAGAATCTTTGTATTCTCGTTGCCCTCCTGACCTTTAAGGTATCTTATCACTTTAGAAAGCTGAAAGCTTTCCCCCTTTTTTATCCCGAATACGATACCAAAGTATCCGAATAAACCCATAAGTAAAAGATGAAGCAGAAGGCTCATTCGAGGCGAAAGGGCACCTATTGTAGATGCAATAATCTTTGCTAAGAGTGAACCTCCTATAAGTCCTAATATGCCACCTACTAATATCCTCAGTGTGACTCTACTGAGAGCGATTTCTATTAGTATAACTGTTAAGGAAAAGGCAATGCCTAAAAGTAATCCATAAATGCCATATTCCCTGTCTATACCAAGCGCAATGTGGTAACCAACCGCTGCGCTCAGGATCATAAATATAAGCCTCAGAATAGTAACTCCCATTTTTTCACCTCCCCTCATATGAAAATTAACCGAGTGATTTTAGTGTTACATAAAATTTCCTTCCACCCCTGTTTATTAAAAGAAGTACTGTCTCATTCTTCTTCAGCCGTGAGACAATACGGGTATAATCCTTTAAACTGTTTATCTCTTTTTTATCAATCTCCTGAATAACATCTCCTTTTCGTATCCCTGACTCCTCTGCTGCACTATCAGACTCCACAGATGTAACAACCACACCACGTTCATCCTTTGAGATTCCGAGACGACTGGCAATATTAGGTGTTAACTCCTTAACAGTTATTCCACCAAAAACACTGCTTACCCCCTCTTCTTCAAAATGCCTGTCCTTGTATAAACCTTCACGGGCAATTTCTTTAGGAAGTTCTCCGATAGTTACCAATAACTCCTTTTCCTTCTTATCTCTGAGGATTACTATCTTCACTTCTGCCCCTACAGGTGTCTTGGCTACGGCATTCCTGAGCTGTCCAACACTTTCTATCTCTTTTCCATTATACATGGTTATTATATCTCCACGTTTGATTCCTGCCTTCTCTGCAGAACTACCCCTTGAGATATCACTCACTATGGCACCCTTAAGATTTTTCAGTCCGAACCCTGCTGCAAGTTCAGGGGTTACCTCCTGAATCGTAACACCAAGCCAGCCCCTTACGACCTTTCCTTTTTTTATAAGCCCATCCATTACATCCTTAGCCATGTTACTTGGAACCGCAAATCCTATTCCTTGATAACCACCACTGCGCGAAAAAATGGCAGTATTTATCCCTATAAGTTCTCCTTTTATGTTTACGAGGGCACCCCCTGAGTTGCCTGGATTTATAGCCGCATCGGTTTGTATGAAATCCTCATAATCGGCTATTCCGACATTAGCCCTGCCCACCGCACTGATAATACCCATAGTGACTGTTTGATTAAGTCCAAACGGATTGCCTATAGCCAGAACAAACTCTCCAACCTGCAATTTATCAGAGTCTCCCCAGCGTACGGTTGGTAAATCCTTTGCATCTATCTTGATTACTGCTATATCTGTCTTTGAATCTGCACCAATAAGCTTTCCTTTAAATTCCCTCTTGTCTGAGAATGATACCTTAATCTCATCTGCCTTCCCAATTACATGGTTATTTGTTAGAATATAACCATCTTGAGAGACTATAACTCCTGATCCAAGGCTCTGTTCCCGCCACTTCTTAGGTAAACGAAACTCATGAAATGGACCATTCCCAAAGAAATCCTTGAAAAATGGGTCATCAAAGAAAGGGGATAGCTGAGAAGTCCCCCTCTTAACTATCTTTGTGGTCGAGATATTAACGACAGATGGTGTGACTGCTTTTACTATCTCTGCAAAAGCCTGGCTTGTCTGACTAAGCTGTTCAGTAACGGCAGATGATATTGTCTTTTGTTGTGTCGTGTGTCCTAATGGAAGCCAGTCGAGGCTCGATGCAAATAGAAGACCTATTCCAATCCCTGCCACCAACAAGATAACAGAATATATAATCCATTTATTCTTAACGATTTTCTCTATAAGCATAATAGTTTCCCTCTCGTAATCTTGTCACCCTGAACCCTGTCCTGTCGCCAGGCATGTCCTGATGAAAATCAGGGACAGTCTTGTTTCAGGATCTATTTATAAAGATTTGAGCTGCTGAAACAGGTTCAGCATAACACTTTAAAATCTAAAATTTGCTAAACTATGATTATATTATAATTATTTTTGTGCATATTGTAAAGAATTTTTGTAGAATAAATCCCGCACCTCTCTATGGGAATTAGACTCTGCAGAAAGGATTTCTCTATTGTAACCCCACAGCTTGCTGTGGGGTAGTGTAAGAGGTGCGGGATAAATGCTCCTTTAGATATAAACCTGTATATGACCCATCCACCTTGATTATCTCTTCTGGTGTTCCCTCCGCGACGATCCAGCCACCTTTATTTCCACCCTCAGGCCCCAGATCTATTACATAATCTGCACACTTTATTACATCAAGATTATGCTCAACAACGATTACAGTATTTCCTGCCTCAACAATATAATCGATAATCTTCAGTAACCTTACTATATCATCAGGATGCAATCCTGTTGTTGGTTCATCCATAAGATAAATATAATCCCTGACAGAGGTATTTCTTAATTCTGCACATAATTTAAGCCGTTGAGACTCTCCTCCAGAGAGGGTATTTATAGCCTGACCGATACGGAGATATCCGAGCCCAACAGCGTGCATTATCTGCAATTTATTTGTTATTGATGGATAGAGGCGAAAGAAATCGAGTGTCTCTTCCACGGTCATGTTCAGGATGTCTGATATATTTTTGCCATTGTATTTTATCCTGAGTATCTCTGGCCTGTATCTTTTTCCCTCGCATTGCTCACATGTAATATACATATCCTCGAAGAAATACATCTCAAGTTTTTTATGTCCGCTACCCTGACATTCTTCACATCTTCCTCCGATTGTATTGAAAGAAAAATGGAAAGGTTTTAAGTCCTTTTTCTTTGCCTCAGGGAGATTTGCAAACATTTTTCTTATCTCATCAAATGCCTTTACATAGGTCACAGGGTTTGCTCTCGGTGTCTTTCCTATAGGTGATTGGTCAATAAATTTAACTCCCTTTATATGCTCTGTTCCTATTATCCGCTCAAATCTACCTGTCTTTTCAGTGGATGTTTTAAAGTGCCTTCCGAGAGCCTTGAAAATGATATCCTCCATCAAGGTGCTTTTACCTGAACCTGAGACACCGGTAACACAGGTAAATGTCTGTAGTGGTATCCTGACATCTATATGTTTAAGGTTGTTTTCTGCTGCACCTATAATATAAAGAGACCGTTCCCCCCTTCTTTTCTTCTTAGGGATAGGGATAGATATTTCTCTATTAAGGTATCTTGCTGTAAGGGTATTTGAGTTACTTATAAATGAGTTTATATCTCCTGCATACATTAGCCTCCCACCATTTTTACCTCCCTTTGGCCCAAGCTCAACAACATACCCTGCAGCCTTTATCATTGTGCTGTCATGTTCTACGATGACAACGGTATTGTCTTCTTTGGCTATATCCCTGACTATCCCTGCGAGCATACCTGTATCCCTTGCATGCAGTCCTATGCTTGGCTCATCCAGCACATAGAGTGTGCCAGTAAGTGCAGCACCAAGCTGATTTACGATATTTATCCTTTGTGCCTCACCACCGGAAAGTGTCTTTGTCATTCTATCGAGGGTAAGATAGTAAAGACCTATTCTGTCCATGAGCATTATCTTTTTTCTTATCTGTTTTAATATCTCATGGCTGATCTCTTCTTCATGGGATGTTAACCTGAGTCCCTCAAACCAACTTGTAAACTGCTTAATTGTAAATCTCGAGACCTCTGCAATACTTAATCCACCAATTCTGACATAAAGGGCACGATCATTTAGTCTTGTTCCTTTGCATGAGGAGCATGGGAATGGGCTTCTGTATCTTGAAAGAAAGATACGGATATACATCTTATATCTTTTTCCCTCGAGGTGTTCAAGAAATTCTTTTATTCCATAAAAATCCTCTGCCCCTTTAGAAATTAATAATCTTTCTTCTTCTGTAAGTTGTTCATAAGGCTTCTTTGTATCGATCCCATGATTCTTAGCACCTTTTATAAGCTGATTCTGCCACCACCTG
Proteins encoded:
- the ispD gene encoding 2-C-methyl-D-erythritol 4-phosphate cytidylyltransferase translates to MRGKVCVGKKEHKSDLQKVIALIPSAGLGRRIGYKTKKPFIKLDGRPILAHTIERLHAVKEIEEIIPILQETEMEYCLKEIVEKYGFTKIKRIAPGGKERQDSVYNGLKLLESHCEFVLIHDGVRPFITPELIIECLKYADREEGVVLGVPVRDTIKEADSKGIIKGTIRREGLWFIQTPQVFRFHILMDAYERAFRDGYYGTDDASLVERLGHRVKVIMGSPANIKITVKEDLLIGEAILRSQGYKPYGSP
- a CDS encoding PIN domain-containing protein, producing the protein MGVTILRLIFMILSAAVGYHIALGIDREYGIYGLLLGIAFSLTVILIEIALSRVTLRILVGGILGLIGGSLLAKIIASTIGALSPRMSLLLHLLLMGLFGYFGIVFGIKKGESFQLSKVIRYLKGQEGNENTKILDTSVIIDGRIADICETGFLEGMFIIPQFILRELQHIADSSDPLKRARGRRGLDILHKIQKMAGVDVKIIEEDFPKLRDVDSKLVALAKRLNAKIITNDFNLNKVAELQGVTVLNINELTNAVKPVVLPGEGMKVFILKEGKEINQGVAYLDDGTMVVVENARKLIGKTVDVIVTSVLQTTAGRMIFTKLKEEAEREEYSVASMR
- a CDS encoding DegQ family serine endoprotease, translated to MLIEKIVKNKWIIYSVILLVAGIGIGLLFASSLDWLPLGHTTQQKTISSAVTEQLSQTSQAFAEIVKAVTPSVVNISTTKIVKRGTSQLSPFFDDPFFKDFFGNGPFHEFRLPKKWREQSLGSGVIVSQDGYILTNNHVIGKADEIKVSFSDKREFKGKLIGADSKTDIAVIKIDAKDLPTVRWGDSDKLQVGEFVLAIGNPFGLNQTVTMGIISAVGRANVGIADYEDFIQTDAAINPGNSGGALVNIKGELIGINTAIFSRSGGYQGIGFAVPSNMAKDVMDGLIKKGKVVRGWLGVTIQEVTPELAAGFGLKNLKGAIVSDISRGSSAEKAGIKRGDIITMYNGKEIESVGQLRNAVAKTPVGAEVKIVILRDKKEKELLVTIGELPKEIAREGLYKDRHFEEEGVSSVFGGITVKELTPNIASRLGISKDERGVVVTSVESDSAAEESGIRKGDVIQEIDKKEINSLKDYTRIVSRLKKNETVLLLINRGGRKFYVTLKSLG
- the uvrA gene encoding excinuclease ABC subunit UvrA codes for the protein MPEDYLIIQGARQNNLKNINLRIPHNEVTVITGVSGSGKSSLAFDTIFAEGQWRYIESLSTYARLFLEKVNRPDIDAIENIRPAIAIEQKNPVKTSRSTVGTATEIYDYLRLLFTKIGKTFCPTCENEVKSYNPHSVTDEIISRYAGKSILIMFPLFPGNEGFTEETASDLVKRGFIRLKYENVIYHLGDGQRPHLKKGASTFNVIVDRLMVSEDRRARFVDSIETSFREGRGLVTIEIIGEGNIDYGEGFRCYRCMAEFSKPQPLLFSFNHPLGACPECKGFGNVLRYDEDLIIPDKSLSLQQGAIEPMRMPAYRWWQNQLIKGAKNHGIDTKKPYEQLTEEERLLISKGAEDFYGIKEFLEHLEGKRYKMYIRIFLSRYRSPFPCSSCKGTRLNDRALYVRIGGLSIAEVSRFTIKQFTSWFEGLRLTSHEEEISHEILKQIRKKIMLMDRIGLYYLTLDRMTKTLSGGEAQRINIVNQLGAALTGTLYVLDEPSIGLHARDTGMLAGIVRDIAKEDNTVVIVEHDSTMIKAAGYVVELGPKGGKNGGRLMYAGDINSFISNSNTLTARYLNREISIPIPKKKRRGERSLYIIGAAENNLKHIDVRIPLQTFTCVTGVSGSGKSTLMEDIIFKALGRHFKTSTEKTGRFERIIGTEHIKGVKFIDQSPIGKTPRANPVTYVKAFDEIRKMFANLPEAKKKDLKPFHFSFNTIGGRCEECQGSGHKKLEMYFFEDMYITCEQCEGKRYRPEILRIKYNGKNISDILNMTVEETLDFFRLYPSITNKLQIMHAVGLGYLRIGQAINTLSGGESQRLKLCAELRNTSVRDYIYLMDEPTTGLHPDDIVRLLKIIDYIVEAGNTVIVVEHNLDVIKCADYVIDLGPEGGNKGGWIVAEGTPEEIIKVDGSYTGLYLKEHLSRTSYTTPQQAVGLQ